The following proteins are co-located in the Psilocybe cubensis strain MGC-MH-2018 chromosome 5, whole genome shotgun sequence genome:
- a CDS encoding GMP synthase (glutamine-hydrolyzing) yields the protein MAEIHDQFDTILILDFGSQYSHLITRRCREHNVYAELLPCTTLLKDVNFKPKGIILSGSPYSVYDKGSPHVDPAVFDAGVPILGICYGLQEIAWNLGGEVTKCDHREYGSADITVSTFGNGSVDALFQGLGNEMKVWMSHGDQLSKPPPDFHVIGHTSTAPYAALAHNSKPIYGIQFHPEVTHSPTGKAVIGKFILDICGCRKHWTMEEFIGKEIARIREICGPKGRVIGAVSGGVDSTVAAKLMHEAIGDRFHAIMVDNGVLRLNEAKQVHEMLNKDLGVNLTVVDASDLFLSRLEGVEDPEKKRKIIGNTFINVFEAEAAKIEAAAEEDEKNGAEAKGRVEWLLQGTLYPDVIESISFKGPSATIKTHHNVGGLLKDMKLKLIEPLRELFKDEVRALGRLLSIPAQLVGRHPFPGPGLAIRILGPVNREQVRILQLADTIYIEEIRKAGLYDQIAQAFAVLLPVKAVGVMGDLRTYEQVIALRAVQSEDFMTADWFSFPPEVLRRISSRITNEVAGINRVTYDISSKPPATVEWL from the exons ATGGCTGAAATTCACGACCAATTTGATACGATACTTATTCTTGATTTTGGCTCTCAG TACAGTCACCTTATTACAAGGAGATGTAGAGAACACAATGTTTATGCAGAACTTCTTCCATGCACAACCTTGTTAAAAGATGTAAACTTCAAACCTAAAG GAATCATTCTATCTGGGTCACCGTATTCTGTTTACGACAAGGGATCTCCTCATGTTGATCCAGCAGTTTTCGATGCCGGAGTGCCTATTTTGGGAATATGCTATGGGCTTCAG GAGATTGCTTGGAACCTTGGTGGAGAAGTGACCAAATGTGACCATAGGGAATATGGCTCTGCAGATATCACCGTCTCGACGTTCGGAAATGGTTCAGTAGACGCGTTGTTCCAGGGTCTAGGAAATGAGATGAAG GTTTGGATGTCACACGGGGATCAACTATCGAAGCCACCTCCTGATTTTCATGTCATCGGACACACGTCCACTGCCCCATATGCTGCCCTTGCGCATAATTCTAAACCGATATATGGTATCCAATTCCATCCTGAAGTAACGCACTCTCCTACCGGAAAGGCTGTTATTGGGAAGTTCATCCTTGACATCTGCGGATGTCGGAAGCATTGGACAATG GAAGAATTCATCGGAAAGGAGATTGCGCGTATCAGAGAAATTTGTGGACCTAAGGGAAGAGTTATTGGAGCTGTTAGTGGGGGTGTTGATAGTACAGTCGCTGCGAAATTAATGCACGAAGCCATCGGTGATCG ATTCCACGCCATTATGGTAGACAACGGTGTCCTGCGGCTGAATGAAGCCAAACAGGTCCATGAGATGCTCAACAAGGATTTGGGCGTCAATCTGACTGTCGTTGACGCTTCTGACCTCTTCCTATCTCGTCTCGAGGGAGTTGAAGACCCTGAAAAGAAGCGCAAAATCATCGGCAACACGTTCATTAATGTTTTTGAGGCAGAGGCTGCGAAAATAGAAGCTGCTGCTGAGGAAGACGAAAAGAACGGCGCTGAAGCCAAGGGTCGCGTCGAATGGCTTCTACAGGGAACATTGTACCCCGACGTCATCGAAAGTATCAGCTTCAAAGGCCCCAGTGCCACCATTAAGACTCATCACAATGTCGGTGGTCTTCTTAAGGATATGAAACTAAAATTGATCGAGCCTCTGCGAGAGCTCTTCAAAG ACGAGGTTCGAGCTCTAGGGCGCCTATTGTCAATCCCCGCGCAACTCGTCGGCCGACACCCTTTCCCAGGACCCGGCCTTGCCATTCGTATCCTGGGTCCGGTTAACAGAGAACAAGTCAGAATTCTTCAGTTAGCCGATACTATTTACATCGAAGAGATTCGCAAAGCAGGATTGTACGATCAAATTGCGCAAGCCTTCGCCGTTCTTTTGCCAGTTAAAGCCGTCGGAGTCATGGGTGACCTACGGACATACGAGCAG GTTATCGCTCTCAGAGCTGTACAGTCAGAAGATTTCATGACGGCTGACTG gttctctttccctcctGAGGTCCTTCGCCGCATCTCCTCTCGGATCACAAATGAAGTGGCTGGAATCAACCGTGTTACTTATGATATTTCTTCGAAACCTCCGGCA ACTGTTGAATGGTTGTGA
- a CDS encoding Galactose mutarotase, protein MSEFEPVSLTLKPSPTQSVAIEILPHGLTIHRVLVETDGRTHDIVIGPEEPQGHLSQKYTNTVVGRYANRVPVGTHTLERNGVKSEFSAQSNESPQVSLHGGPVGFDAVPWTLLSSENPPQLFSKAELSRLNKLSETSSSFAVFQLQSPDGDQGCPGSLTAEVCIALIGPDNALKQENVTTTENALGSIVIIYRAKLNGETKTVTPVNLTQHWGFNLEASLQDGPESLLVKNHALTIKADHVAELGSNALATGNFIPVSTVPAHDHSGKLIGSEMPNSGYDDYYLFEDKAKSSIPTRIPSVSFNEQSDFLEDLLRPANDENRGSRPEPLATLSSAKSGLKLEFDSNQHGVMFYSNAMASVTKGARKKIHGGSGITGHGDAYGPGTAVFLEFHNPIAAFLHPANKDGEDTLLTSDEVYHNYVRADIKAHAKA, encoded by the exons ATGTCTGAATTTGAACCAGTTTCTTTGACTCTCAAACCCTCTCCCACACAGTCAGTGGCAATCGAG ATCCTTCCTCATGGTCTCACTATTCACAGAGTTTTAGTGGAGACTGACGGCCGT ACACATGACATTGTTATTGGCCCAGAAGAGCCACAAGGACATCTTTCCCAAAAGTACACAAACACGGTGGTTGGGAGATACGCGAATAGGGTCCCTGTCGGTACTCATACGTTGGAGCGAAACGGGGTCAAAAGCGAATTTTCTGCACAATCCAATG AATCTCCACAAGTTTCTCTGCATGGCGGACCGGTTGGGTTTGACGCTGTGCCTTGGACTTTACTGTCATCGGAGAATCCTCCTCAACTATTCTCCAAGGCGGAGTTGAGCCGCTTGAATAAATTATCAGAAACTTCCTCTTCATTCGCCGTTTTTCAACTACAATCTCCTGACGGTGATCAAGGCTGTCCGGGTTCATTGACAGCCGAGGTCTGTATCGCTCTCATAGGGCCCGACAACGCTCTAAAGCAGGAAAATGTAACGACTACTGAGAATGCCTTGGGCAGTATCGTCATTATTTACCGTGCAAAATTGAATGGCGAAACAAAAACTGTTACTCCAGTTAATCTTACACAA CACTGGGGcttcaatttggaggccagTCTGCAGGATGGCCCTGAATCGCTTCTGGTGAAAAACCACGCGCTCACTATCAAG GCCGATCATGTTGCTGAACTTGGTTCGAATGCTCTTGCCACTGGTAACTTCATCCCTGTTTCGACTGTTCCCGCCCACGACCACAGTGGCAAACTCATTGGAAGCGAGATGCCTAATTCCGGCTATG ATGATTACTATCTATTCGAAGATAAAGCCAAATCCTCGATACCAACTCGGATACCTTCGGTTTCATTCAATGAACAGTCCGACTTTCTGGAAGATCTGCTTCGGCCCGCAAACGACGAGAATCGAGGAAGTCGTCCGGAGCCTTTGGCAACGTTATCATCTGCAAAGTCTGGTCTCAAGCTTGAGTTTGATAGCAATC AGCACGGCGTGATGTTCTATTCTAACGCAATGGCTAGCGTAACCAAAGGAGCGCGAAAGAAGATTCACGGCGGCTCCGGAATCACTGGTCACGGCGATGCTTATGGTCCAGGAA CCGCGGTGTTTCTAGAGTTCCACAAT CCTATCGCGGCGTTCTTGCATCCAGCGAATAAGGACGGCGAAGACACACTTCTCACATCTGACGAGGTGTATCATAACTACGTCCGTGCTGACATCAAGGCTCATGCCAAGGCATAG
- a CDS encoding Transcription factor MYB3R-3 encodes MSTQMFCRERRSWTAKEDQLLREAVQKEDPDNSNPSKWHAIAKHVPNRTNKDCRKRWFAKMASDVVKGGWAPDEDEKLVKGIERYGTRWSLVASVVQTRNSDQCAKRWTDTLNPAIDRTTWSSEADELLLRAVNEHGKVWTKIVKTYFPGRTGLSAKNRFNSDINRSSRPRRKSSIDVTHYGLSRNKSESNSSSSSPSPETPSMSLPFTSTSFSSMDSKPYRFDSFSNWSSSSSATSDDVPSFRTSPMTFDYLPENATSPSTPSTDGSYQSYDMSMNHQLSAFSDPSQLVFTGNASPIPPASVYKNFHSQPHIAEAPNYTPYSQYSLSHGSAHSEFGFDSLPIDAGSSLSGNWETKTASSAYKLPITTNEFSYVF; translated from the exons ATGTCGACGCAAATGTTTTGCAGAGAACGTAGATCGTGGACTGCAAAGGAAGACCAGCTCCTCCGTGAAGCCGTACAGAAGG AGGATCCAGATAACTCCAACCCATCCAAGTGGCATGCAATTGCCAAACATGTTCCTAACAGAACCAACAAGGACTGCCGCAAGAGATGGTTTGCTAAGATGGCCTCAGACGTTGTGAAAGGAGGCTGGGCACcagatgaggatgagaaaCTTGTGAAGGGCATCGAGAGATATGGCACTAG ATGGTCTCTTGTCGCTTCAGTCGTGCAGACACGGAATAGCGACC AATGCGCAAAGCGTTGGACTGATACGCTTAACCCTGCCATTGATCGCACAACATGGTCATCTGAAGCT GACGAGCTTCTGCTCCGAGCAGTCAACGAGCATGGAAAAGTTTGGACGAAGATTGTGAAGACTTACTTCCCTGGCAGAACTGGTCTTTCTGCCAAGAACAG GTTCAATTCCGACATAAACCGCTCCAGCAGACCACGACGCAAGTCGTCAATTGACGTGACGCATTACGGTCTCAGCCGAAATAAGTCTGAGAGtaattcatcttcatcgagCCCTTCTCCTGAAACACCCTCAATGTCCCTTCCCTTCACCTCAACGTCGTTCTCGTCTATGGACTCAAAGCCCTATCGCTTTGACTCATTTTCCAACTggtcgtcatcttcttcggCTACGTCTGATGATGTACCATCTTTCCGGACCTCGCCCATGACATTCGACTACCTGCCGGAGAATGCTACATCACCGTCAACACCGTCGACGGACGGTTCGTATCAATCTTACGACATGTCCATGAATCATCAGCTGTCGGCTTTCAGCGATCCTTCTCAGCTCGTCTTCACCGGCAATGCGTCGCCGATACCTCCCGCCAGCGTTTACAAGAACTTCCACAGTCAACCTCACATTGCCGAGGCACCCAACTACACACCCTATTCTCAATACTCTCTAAGTCATGGATCAGCACATAGCGAGTTTGGGTTTGATAGCCTTCCCATAGACGCTGGTTCGTCTCTGAGTGGCAACTGGGAGACCAAGACCGCATCCTCCGCCTATAAATTACCAATAACAACTAACGAATTTTCG TATGTATTCTAG
- a CDS encoding 5'-3' exoribonuclease 1: MGIPKFFRYISERYPLTSQLIQENKIPEFDNLYLDFNGIIHNCSHPNDEDAHFRLSEEQIFTSIFAYVDHLFGKIKPKKLFFMAVDGVAPRAKMNQQRSRRFRTAKEAKEVREKAEAKGEKLPDEKAFDSNCITPGTPFMARLSEQLRYFINKKITEDSNWRDVEVVLSGHEVPGEGEHKIMEYIRLSRAQPDYNPNIRHCLYGLDADLIMLGLLSHDPHFCLLREEVKFGPASRKKGSTSLESINFYLLHLSLMREYLDLEFHDIEPILPFKYNLERVIDDFILLAVFVGNDFLPNLPDLHIHENGLERLFDVYKKVLPGMDGYINESGKINTKRLQIVLDEMAQWEEEVFQREYADMNWYKGKQDKHVKKLENGGPKRGELALTQTQREVFERVRTFVMENRNLPSPSHYRAAMLAMPNQFPAKDRQFITKLSEDLHLSVRWDEYDDQDVNLVTWRFPRALDEDEIKEGENGTDGSEWEDDADDDESRAAVDRVLKKYEKARVVDPDEEGSFDERYKRSVQEKMDEWKRGYYQGKLEISYDNPKDMHDLVYKYVEGLQWVMHYYYSGVASWGWFYNYHYAPRISDLRGVDKMTFDFKLGTPFKPYEQLMGVLPVASMEHIPMAYRDLMYDPNSPILDFYPLEFEQDLNGKKQDWEAIVKIPFIDEARLLKAMASREHRLTKEEVERNSRGTSTIFRYNPGEPTYYPSSLPGFFPPLYRCACIMEPFDLPTLDGLHLIPGLCDGVALGAEALAGFPSLQTLPHTAQLGYHGVNVHGSESRNKSMIVHIENPYENTKVQDIATNMIDQRIFMGWPFLQEGLVVAVSDSLFKYEKMVVVPGTPAKVVSNPHAPQGLGHWKMKAERIETYYSKRCGVITGNVDILLHIRPLKGLKRLETGAFVKDYEGPDKEQEQAVQMCLTEVVSEDPRFMERDAPPLSEEFPDGSKIFFLGEHAYGVAAQVSSTTETALSVILAFFPSEKAENDKFKTIVNNRKASRYYPSFKAADLVGLTGRALGKITSSFMVITSDNQKTNLGLSLKFEAKSLKVIDYSRKDGRTWEYSEKTVELIKEYKARFYNIGRLVFRILDMSGDAMAKASDVFAGPDPDGKVREIKNWLKSKGVRDFEPVSLFCDQLTKETVAEIETLADTFTKNKVPSQIKKAIVKGIPRQAVLKPAHAVYRLQNQHFALGDRVTMVQDSGSVPLSVKGVVIGLNAKSMDVVWDVPFMAGVTLGDRCSQYRGSTVEFNTCLNLTNPQFVTSTNPKAPPPIRNQVPFKPRFGPHPAINPAPGHTPASGFRPAPPSTQPARVHIMSNPNRGRGGFVNGRGGPPFQSAVTGPHSQPQTKEPASVAHAEPAVPIPVNGRGSHRGGGRGGFGPGFRGLRGFVPNGDRGRGGRGGFRGRGRGSFATPTPS; the protein is encoded by the exons ATGG GTATCCCAAAG TTCTTCCGCTACATCTC AGAACGCTATCCTTTAACGTCCCAACTTATTCAAGAGAACAAAATTCCAGAGTTCG ATAACCTTTACCTGGATTTCAACGGAATCATTCATAACT GTTCTCATCCAAACGACGAGGATGCCCATTTCCGGTTGTCAGAAGAGCAGATTTTTACCTCCATCTTTGCTTATGTCGACCATCTTTTCGGAAAAATCAAACCCAAAAAGTTGTTTTTCATGGCAGTCGACGGTGTTGCTCCCCGTGCGAAGATGAACCAGCAACGAAGTAGACGTTTCAGGACAGCgaaagaagctaaggaggtccgagagaaagcagaggCTAAAGGGGAGAAGCTTCCAGACGAGAAAGCTTTTGACAGCAATTGTATAACACCAG GGACACCATTCATGGCCCGTCTTTCAGAGCAGCTTCGGTATTTTATCAACAAGAAGATCACAGAAGATTCGAACTGGCGGGATGTCGAAGTTGTTTTGTCAGGCCACGAAGTGCCAGGAGAAGGGGAACATAAGATTATGGAGTACATTCGATTGTCGCGAGCGCAACCAGACTACAACCCCAACATTCGTCACTGTCTTTACGGACTCGACGCCGATTTAATCATGCTAGGACTCTTAAGTCACGACCctcatttttgtttgctaCGTGAAGAAGTGAAGTTTGGACCTGCCTCCCGTAAGAAGGGCAGCACGAG CTTGGAATCCATCAATTTCTATCTTTTACATCTATCGCTGATGCGGGAATACCTTGACTTGGAGTTTCACGATATAGAACCGATACTGCCCTTCAAATACAACCTAGAAAGAGTTATTGACGACTTTATTCTGCTGGCGGTATTTGTCGGCAACGATTTTTTGCCCAATCTGCCAGATTTACATATCCACGAAAATGGGTTGGAGCGACTGTTTGATGTTTACAAGAAGGTGTTGCCGGGCATGG ATGGATACATCAACGAAAGTGGCAAGATCAACACTAAACGACTTCAAATAGTGTTGGACGAGATGGCTCagtgggaagaggaagtttTCCAACGTGAATACGCCGATATGAATTGGTACAAGGGGAAGCAAGACAAGCATGTGAAGAAGTTGGAAAATGGCGGCCCAAAACGAGGAGAACTGG CATTGACACAAACACAGAGAGAAGTATTCGAAAGAGTTAGGACGTTTGTGATGGAAAACAGGAATTTGCCTTCGCCTTCACACTATCGTGCAGCGATGTTGGCAATGCCAAACCAATTTCCAGCAAAGGATAGGCAGTTTATTACCAAATTATCAGAGGACCTGCACTTAAGTGTGCGCTGGGATGAATACGACGACCAAGACGTAAATCTCGTGACTTGGAGGTTTCCTAgggcgttggatgaggatgaaatCAAAGAAGGAGAGAATGGGACTGACGGAAGTGAATGGGAGGATGATGCTGACGATGACGAAAGTCGGGCTGCTGTAGACCGTGTGTTGAAGAAGTATGAGAAGGCTCGTGTGGTGGACCCTGACGAAGAAGGAAGCTTTGACGAACGGTATAAAAGATCTGTGCAAGAAAAaatggatgaatggaagagGGGGTATTATCAG GGCAAACTTGAAATATCATACGACAACCCCAAAGATATGCACGATCTTGTATATAAATACGTGGAAGGACTGCAGTGGGTGATGCACTACTACTACAGTGGTGTGGCCTCATGGGGCTGGTTCTACAACTATCATTATGCTCCAAGAATTTCGG ACCTACGAGGAGTTGATAAAATGACTTTTGATTTCAAGCTTGGCACACCATTCAAACCATACGAACAGTTAATGGGTGTGTTACCGGTAGCAAGTATGGAACATATCCCTATGGCTTACAGG GATCTGATGTACGACCCAAATTCGCCGATCCTTGATTTCTATCCTCTCGAGTTCGAGCAAGATCTGAACGGCAAGAAGCAGGATTGGGAGGCGATTGTCAAGATCCCTTTCATTGACGAGGCCAGATTACTGAAAGCTATGGCAT CGCGCGAGCACCGCCTTACAAAGGAGGAAGTCGAAAGAAATTCCCGTGGAACGAGCACCATTTTCCGTTACAATCCAGGAGAGCCAACCTACTACCCGTCTTCGCTGCCTGGATTCTTCCCTCCTTTATACCGATGTGCTTGCATTATGGAACCATTTGATTTACCGACACTCGATGGCCTTCATCTGATACCAGGGCTTTGTGACGGTGTTGCCTTGGGCGCTGAGGCTCTCGCTGGTTTCCCATCATTACAAACCCTTCCACACACCGCTCAATTAGGTTATCATGGCGTTAACGTACATGGGTCCGAGAGTCGAAATAAGTCGATGATCGTGCATATCGAGAATCCTTATGAAAACACCAAAGTACAAGATATTGCCACCAACATGATCGATCAGCGAATCTTTATGGGGTGGCCGTTCTTACAGGAGGGTTTGGTCGTTGCTGTGTCAGATTCGTTGTTCAAGTACGAAAAAATGGTGGTTGTTCCCGGCACACCCGCCAAGGTCGTTTCGAATCCTCATGCACCTCAAGGATTGGGCCACTGGAAGATGAAAGCGGAGCGTATCGAGACTTACTACTCCAAGCGGTGTGGAGTGATTACCGGAAACGTTGACATATTACTCCACATTCGCCCACTAAAAG GTCTCAAGAGACTGGAAACAGGGGCATTCGTGAAAGATTACGAAGGTCCGGATAAAGAGCAGGAACAAGCCGTACAAATGTGCCTAACAGAGGTTGTATCTGAGGATCCTCGGTTTATGGAAAGAGATGCTCCTCCACTTTCTGAAGAGTTCCCCGATGGCAGTAAGATCTTTTTCCTTGGGGAACACGCATACGGTGTCGCTGCCCAAGTTTCATCTACAACGGAAACGGCACTATCTGTCATACTCGCA TTTTTCCCTTCTGAAAAGGCGGAAAACGACAAATTCAAGACAATTGTCAACAATCGTAAAGCCAGTCGATACTACCCTTCGTTCAAAGCAGCCGATCTCGTCGGATTGACTGGGCGCGCGTTGGGCAAAATCACATCCAGTTTTATGGTCATTACTTCCGATAATCAAAAGACTAATTTGGGCCTCAGCCTCAAATTTGAGGCGAAGTCCCTAAAGGTTATTGATTATTCACGTAAAGACGGACGCACTTGGGAATATAGTGAAAAGACAGTGGAACTGATCAAAGAATACAAGGCAAGATTCTATAATATTGGGCGTCTCG TTTTCAGGATCCTCGATATGAGCGGGGATG CAATGGCGAAAGCTTCCGATGTCTTTGCTGGGCCTGATCCGGATGGTAAAGTCAGAGAAATCAAAAACTGGTTGAAATCTAAAGGCGTTCGCGATTTTGAACCGGTATCTCTCTTTTGCGATCAATTGACAAAG GAAACTGTGGCTGAGATTGAGACATTGGCGGATACTTTTACCAAGAATAAGGTTCCCTCTCAAATCAAGAAAGCCATCGTCAAGGGCATCCCCAGACAAGCTGTCCTCAAACCTGCTCATGCGGTCTATCGCCTTCAAAATCAGCATTTCGCTCTCGGTGATCGCGTGACCATGGTTCAGGATTCAGGCAGTGTCCCTCTGTCAGTGAAGGGAGTGGTAATCGGACTCAATGCCAAATCAATGGATGTTGTTTGGGATGTTCCATTTATGGCAGGGGTCACATTGGGAGACCG CTGCTCCCAATATCGTGGATCAACTGTTGAATTCAACACTTGCCTCAATTTGACGAACCCGCAGTTTGTTACCTCTACAAATCCCAAAGCGCCTCCTCCTATTCGAAACCAGGTCCCATTCAAACCTCGCTTTGGACCGCATCCAGCCATCAATCCAGCTCCCGGCCACACGCCAGCTTCTGGGTTCCGTCCTGCTCCTCCATCAAC CCAACCAGCGCGTGTTCATATAATGTCCAACCCAAACAGAGGCAGAGGTGGGTTTGTTAACGGTCGAGGTGGTCCTCCTTTCCAATCTGCGGTTACGGGCCCTCATTCGCAACCGCAAACAAAAGAACCGGCATCTGTTGCACATGCTGAACCAGCTGTACCCATACCGGTAAATGGCAGAGGTTCGCACAGAGGAGGGGGACGTGGCGGATTTGGTCCTGGGTTCCGTGGCTTGCGAGGGTTTGTCCCCAATGGCGATCGCGGTCGAGGAGGTCGAGGGGGATTCCGAGGTCGAGGGCGAGGGTCCTTCGCTACCCCTACGCCATCTTGA
- a CDS encoding putative peptidoglycan-N-acetylglucosamine deacetylase (putative peptidoglycan-N-acetylglucosamine deacetylase ARB_03699), protein MLSSLLVTLSLAVSFVVAAPAVGNSTLVERQGFAQVVTKCTVPKTVALTFDDGPYVYLYDISKALVAAGAKGTFFFRGPCIYDPDQAKRVLYAYQKGHQVASHTWSHAHLNTLTFDQLHHQFWLVEEALMKITGAYPAWARPPYGEYNDLVRQVAGSRGQNLALWDFDSGDTWGISTAEVLRRYDNLISSRPNTVLTLNHEVHQQAAQVVLPYAIKALQAAGYRLVTLAECLGMPAYQWVGEPHARDATWTCAGK, encoded by the exons ATGCTTTCGTCTTTGCTTGTGACCCTTTCTTTGGCTGTTTCTTTCGTGGTGGCTGCACCTGCAGTTGGAAATTCGACTTTGGTAGAGAGACAAGGTTTTGCCCAAGTCGTCACGAAATGCACCGTGCCAAAAACCGTCGCGTTGACTTTT GATGATGGGCCATATGTCTACTT GTACGATATCAGCAAAGCTcttgttgctgctggtgcCAAGGGCACTTTCTTCTTTA GGGGGCCCTGCATCTATGATCCCGACCAGGCGAAGCGTGTCTTGTACGCTTACCAGAAAGGCCATCAAGTCGCATCGCACACATGGAGCCACGCCCATCTCAACACTCTCACATTTGACCAGC TTCACCACCAGTTCTGGCTCGTTGAGG AGGCTTTGATGAAGATCACcggagcgtatccagcatGGGCCCGTCCTC CATACGGGGAGTACAACGACCTCGTACGCCAGGTCGCCGGATCGCGGGGTCAGAACCTTGCACTTTGGGACTTCGA CTCCGGTGACACCTGGGGCATTTCCACTGCCGAGGTTCTCAGACGCTACGACAACCTCATCAGCTCGCGCCCCAACACCGTTCTCACTCTCAATCACGAGGTCCATCAACAGGCTGC CCAAGTCGTCCTGCCGTACGCTATCAAAGCTCTCCAAGCTGCTGGATATCGTCTGGTCACACTAGCTGAGTGCCTCGGAATGCCCGCTTACCAGTGGGTTGGAGAGCCCCATGCTCGAGAT GCTACTTGGACTTGTGCCGGCAAGTAA